In Sebastes fasciatus isolate fSebFas1 chromosome 8, fSebFas1.pri, whole genome shotgun sequence, the DNA window tggAGACTGACTAACATCACACAGTGGAGCCCCTGGTGTTGTCTTACAGGTACAGACGTACCGATGTGTCCCGCTGCCTGCAGGACCGCCTGTATCGTTGCCTGCTGAACTGCCTCATCTGTTGTCGTGGTAACAGCCAGCTGGTCCGAGGTCAGTCCCGTCACCATCAGGGTGGTCGCCCTGGAGACCGCCTCACCTCCGTCCCCTTCTGACGACATCAGCTCCTGAGGAAGACCGCCCACCTGAGGGAGGAGCTGATTGGTTacctgagtgtgtgcgtgtaacACGAGACACTAGAGCAATATTCACAGGcgattattttacattttcatgtcgttgattagccacgccccccggTGTGTGACGACCTccagtgtgtattaatgtgtgtgtgtgtgtgtgtgtttgtacctgtGCTGCTGCCTCACTGCCCTCCATGTGAACCTGTAACACTGAGACTGATGTCTGCATAGGTTCATCCCCCTCCTCTGCTGCCGTCGTCACCGTGGCGACAGCCTCCGAGGACTCCACCCTGTCCTCCCCGACCAATGAGGAGATCTcctgcacacagacagacagagggaatCATGGGACATCAGAGGTGAAAGGCTTGTTTAGGACGAGCTGAGTGCATTGCATGATGGGTAGTGATTTATATTCTTCCATCATCAGTTCTCATCTATTACACTAAGTTTATCTGCAGGaactcaagtgtgtgtgtgtgtgtgtgtgtgtgtgtgtgtgtgtgtgtttcacttaCAGGTATGGATGGCCCGGGTGTGGGTGTGGACTGTGTAACCGTGGTAACAGCTCTGCTCTGACTGACTGCAGTGGTGGAGGCGgggtcagaggaggaggaggaggaggaggaaggttcTGTGGAGTCTCCCTGCAGACCGTCTCCACTCTGCTGAGCTGTGGacacagaggacaggaagtgacatcgCCACAACAAGACAAAATATTAAAGCTCAACCTCATCTCCATCTACctcagttatatatatatatatatatatatatatatatagatagatatatagatagatagatagaggtaGAGTGTGAAACACACCCGATGCTCTCCGTGTCTGGGGCGTGACATGATTTTCATTTCTTCAGTGGACTACATTTACAATCAgtggactacatttaccatcagcacTGATTGGACACATAAAAGGAGGCCAATTTGCCCTTTAgggttaatattaatatatcaaTATTCAGCTGGTTACATTTCACTGACTGCTAATCCAGCTAGCTACAATGGACAGACAACAGCTGGTGCACTGCCAAAACTTTCAGGGTAAAACTCACGCTCCAGAATTTCTGTTCCATGTGAGCGAGTAGTAAATATAAACATCCGTTTGGGTCACAGGGCGCACCGAAAGGATGTCGCATACCAAACCGAGCGTCCTGTCCTGAACAGTTCAATACAAACACCCGCACCGTTCCACCGCTAGTTGTATTAATCCAACCTGTTCTGTCTTGTGTGTACGGGATGGTTGTGAATGAAGCCTAAGGTGTGTCAGCAGCTCACCTGTAGCTGTGGTGGCGGTGTTGGTGGTTCCCGTCTCATGGGTCTCACATGGTGGATTTGAGCACACCTGAAGACAGAAACTCTTCAGTTGAACTAATCACTGATCATCAGTATACACCTATCTGACCTGCAGTCAGGTGTTGTCTCACCTGTCGGAgtcctccagctccagctgtGGTCGACGTGTTGGTGGTTCCCGTCTCGTGGGTCTCACATGGCGGGTTCGAGCACACCTGAAGACAGAAACTCTTCAGTTTAACCAACCATTGATCTTCAGCATACATCTGTCTGCAATCAGGTGTTCTCTCACCTGTCGGAGTCCTCCAGTTCCAGCTGTGGTGGCGGTGTTGGTGGTTCCCGTCTCGTGGGTCTCACATGGCGGATTGGAGCACACCTGAAGATAGAAGCTCTTCAgttcagtacacacacacacacttttaattTATCACTGATCAtcagtatactgtacatctgtCTGCAATCAGGTGTTGTCTCACCTGTCGGAgtcctccagctccagctgtGGTCGCGGTGTTGGTGGTTCCCGTCTCGTGGGTCTCACATGGTGGATTGGAGCACACCTGAAGACAGAAACTCTTCAGTTCagtccacacactcacacttttcACCAATCACTGATCATCAGTAGACATCTGTCTGCAATCAGGTGTTGTCTCACCTGTCGGAgtcctccagctccagctgtggtggtggtgttggtggttcCCGTTTCATGGGTCTCACATGGTGGATTGGAGCAGGTGTTCCCTCCGTTCAGACTGGCAGGAACAGGAGCAGACTGCTGAACTGAAGGCTGGTTGGAGCTCacctgaggagagaggagcaccTGTTTCACCACACACCTGTTAACCTGGGTTTCCTGTTTCACTTCAACAGAGACAggttttattcatcatttaaaaTCTCATATCTATGAATAAAAATCTGAATATGAGACATGAAATAGTGCAggagtaaaaatataaaataatctaTATCTGTGGAAGACAGTAATTCACTGACTGTGAGGAGGACTGTAGTAAATATGTGTGATGAGAAGTAATCACTAAATGTACACAGAGATGTAACCAGGTAGTAAAACAGTCACTAAAGTATAAAGACATGACTCTCTTGATCTCGTCCCAGCTCACCTGCAGCTCTTGGCTCATGCTGGCGGCGGCCACCGTGGCAGTGTTGGTGGTCACGGTGTCGTGAGTCTCATGGGGCGGGTTGGAGCAGACCAGCGTCACTGCAGATTCATAatcacagtgacatcatcaacacaCCTGTTCATAATTCATCTACAACAATTTACTGCAGTATTACTGGTATTGTAACTGGAACCAGTAGTAGTACTGGTTTCTGTACCTGTAGCAGCTGCCGTGTCTCCAGCCTCTCCTGAtgctgcagtagtagtagaagtagtagtactacttGTAGAATTTCCCGGTTCTTCTGAAGTAGGAGAAGCCATGAAGGTGACGGGCAGATCCTGGACCAGCGGCTGAGCCTCGGCGCCGCTCGGAGTCGTGATCAAAGTCACCTGTACACACAAAACTACAGTATTACTACAGTGCTACAGTACAAAGATACAAAACTAAAGTattactacagtacagtactatagtacagagacacactgcagtactacagtacactaccacagtacagagacacactgcagtactacagtacactaccacaatacagagacacactgcagtactacagtacactacagagacacactgcagtactacagtacactacTACAGTACAGAGACACACTGCAGTACACTACTACAGTACAGAGACACACTGAAGTCCTACAGTACACTACTACTGTACAGAGACACActgcagtactacagtacactaccacaatacagagacacactgcagtactacagtacactacagagacacactgcagtactacagtacactacTACAGTACAGAGACACACTGCAGTACACTACTACAGTACAGAGACACACTGAAGTCCTACAGTACACTACTACTGTACAGAGACACActgcagtactacagtacagtgaCAAACCTACAGTTTTACTACAATACCAAGCCTTCAGTCTTGTTACCTGTTTGGGTCCGGCTGCTGCAGTTGCCGTGGTAACCTGACCGGCCAGCGTGGCGATGGTTGCCAGGGTAGTGATGGGCGTTGCCAGGGAGGCgttggcggcggcggcggcgacaGCTCCTCCTGCCACCGTGCTGGAGACACTTCCTGCTACTGTCCCTAGACTGGAAAAacctgagacacaaacacacctgtcaAGAGTCTGCTGGCTCAGTGCAGGTGTGTTACAGCTGACCGGTGTTTTTACCTGTGGTTCCCTTGACGACCAGCCTGGTGATGTTGGGTTTGGTGCCAATTGCTCCTGGTGACACCAGTCTGACTCCGCTCATAGGCAAAGTCCTGACGATCGTACCAGGCGTCCCCGGAGCTCCTTTCAGCaccacctgaacacacacacgtttgtaCCAGCTGATATAGACTCTGAGCCGTTGGGGGCAACGAACAATACCCTCCCCCCCGCTTACCTGtgtgtttcacctgtgtgtgtgtgtgtgtgtgtgtgtgtgtgtgtgtgtgtgtgtgtgtgtgtgtgtgtgttacctgtgtgaGCCCCTGCTGGCCGGCTGTGGTGATTTTGGGGAAGGAGGTGATGATCTTTCCAGCAGTACCTGGTGTCATCATCTTCGTGGTCAGGATCGTGAACGGACTGTTAGCACCTGTAGGGGGGAGGTGGAGGGCTTCATTCAGTCAATCATCACATGAAACATAAAAAGCAGTTcaggtgtgtctgtctgttctgtACCTGCCCCCCCCTGTAGTGCGGACATCGGGATGGTCTTGATGTAGGTGGTCCCAGGTTTGGAGGTTGTGGATCCGGCCTGTGCGGTGCTGAGGATGGCGGTCTGTTTACCGTCTGCTGAGGTCACCAACTTCAAGAAGGTTCCTGCTGGGAGGCCGGACTTCGCCTGAtacagagaggagggggggttaatgccaggtgttaaaatggggggtgggggtggggctAAGTATTCAGTAAAGATCTCAGTAACCTGGAGGATCTGGGTGACTGGGCTGCTCCCGGCCTGACCAGTAACCGTTCCTGGTTTGGTGTGAATCACTGACATCATCTTCCCAAGGTTGCCAAGGTTACCGATCTGAAACAGAGGGAAGAGTGAGGTCATCAGGTCTGTCTACATGTCATCAAAAAGGTATGGATGATACACATTTTAGAACTTTTAATGAGTGTGccaagttttgtttgtttttaaggaACTCCAGCCCCTCaaaaaacaacttcctgtttcatggcaaaCAATTCTTTGCCACGGCAACGGCATTTCACGAAAATTTTAAAGCTTCGCCATCTGGCATCATGAAGGTCTTCCCATTTGAAGGGGACCAAATTTGAGGTTGATCTGATACGAGTAGCAAGCTAACGTATTGTTggcagtaggtggcgctataacGATGATTAAATATTGGCCTTTAGATGTCTGTCTGATCATCTGGAGTCGAGTTACAACGGTCTCTTTTTTCAAGGGGAGACATCAAAATTCGCCACACCGCCGCTGTGACGCCGTTCAACGAAAAGTCATAATCTTCACTATAAAGCATCATCAACATCTTAAGGCTCTTCTGACCTAATTTGAGGTGGATCTGATTAATCTGTAAGAGGGAGTACATCAAAGTGCCAAACATGTCATTTggcagtaggtggcgctatgaaaATGAGCGATCAATGTGGATGTCCTCAGGCCGAGACTCTTACCACACATGAGAAATGTGGAGCAGACTGGTTAAAGTACGCcgaagttacaacaacttcctgttttcagtttgttttttttgctcggGCCCTGATAAAGTTTTCATTCAGCGAGCAGCAGGTGACCTCACTCACCAGAGCTCCGCCTCCTCCCATACTGAGTGGGCTGTTAACGAGAGTGATGGTCTTTGTGACTCCGCCCACAACCGTGGTGACCACCTGAGGCTGTTGGGACACCGTCACCGTCCCAGACTTATGCACCGTGATGATTGGTCGCCCTGGGGTCCCGGGGGTGGAGACTACAGAGGCCCCGCCTAcctgagcagcagcagttttCAGCATTCGGGTGGCCGGGTTACTCACCTGAGACACACAGGAAACAGGTTTGTactaatcgatcaatcaatCGATTTTGTTgtgcatttatattatatatatatatatatatatatatatatattaatattgtcaACTTGTCGCAACTAGCTTTAAGACTGCTGGTGAAACCACAACTTGACCCAAGGGTCTCTAAATAACTATCGACCCGTCTCAAACCTTCCATTCTTTATGTTGTTCTCCACTGAAACTGTGCTTACTAAAGTCGTAAATGATCTTCTCGTTAACATGGATTCAGATTCCACCCCGGTGCTTTTACTACTGGATCTCAGTGCAGCTTTTGACACTATTGATCATTGTATACTCCTTAACCGATTGGAAAAACAAATTTGGCGTCTCTGGGCTGGCATCTTATCTATCCGAAAGAACAGTGTGTCTCTTTTAATTATACAACATCAATATTCTCTGAGGTGAAATATGGAGTACCTCAGGGCTCTGTTCTTGGCCCCCTGCTCTTCTCTCTATACTCGTTCTAGTACTACAAGTCTACAAATGGTTCAGAACACTACGACTAGACTCTACACTAACAGTAGTATCACAGACGTGTACCGTTCTAACGGTAGTATCacagtatactatactatacttgtACCATTGTAACTGGAGCCATCACTTTGACCGGCAGACTGTTGGATCCTGGACTCACAGCAACGGTCTTTACAAGGGTCGCTCCTGCAGGGACGTTCAGCACCGTCGTTGTGGACGGAGAGATCTTCTGAGTCGCTGCAGCCGCCGCTGCCAGCGCCGCCATGCCGCTCATCTGAGGACTGCTTCCTAttggctgagagcagacaggaaAGAGAGGCATGAGAAGAGGGACTGAACTGTTTAAAGTCAAAGTTAATTCAGAAACAAGAGTTCAGACACATTTTTCACACCTGTCAACAGGTGGCTGTATAACTCCACATAACTGAAGTTCTATATTTACCCGATGACAACGAGTCACAGGATGAACACCTGTGAACATGTGGttaaaagctccagaaaaagaaaatggaccTTAAGTTACGAGATAAGAATCATAAAGATCTCTTTACCGTCCCCTGACCGGGCTGAGCAGGTACTACCATACGAACACCTGCAGGAAGTGTCGTCATGGCGACCGTGGATTTGGGCGTGGCCTGTTTCACTGTGACGATGGAGGCTCCGCCCGCTGCACCCGGAGCTGCCGACACCTTCAGGACTGCTGCAGAAATACAGGAAACGGGTGAGGACGATCAGATCTACCTGCTCTACCACCTATAGATCTACCCACACAGGTGTGTAACCCTACCTGGAGATTTGGCAGCAGCGGCCAATGGGTTTCCAGATACGGAGGCAGTGGGGGAGGGGACCAGCGTGATGCCGGACAGCGGGACAGTTTGGTTAGCTGGTAGTGTGGCGACGGGGACAGGGCTCTTGGAGGTGCTGACTCCAGGTGTGGCAGTAGGGACAGGTGAGGCAGGTGAGGTGGCTGCAAGTGCGGTGGGAATGTCATACTTCTGCAACTGAAGCAGGTAAGTCTCTGCGGTCTGTGAAGGACCCCAGCTCACCTCCAGAGACGACGTGTTGGCCCGGACCAGCTGCACCCGAGAGGGAGCGCAGGGACGCtctgaggacagacaggtgagacggggtcagacagacaggtaataCCAGATTAGACAGATAGATGAGACTTTAAATACCACGTGTGTCTTAACGGAAGTTACAAAGACGGAGATGAAAGTCCAATCTACCGGTTTCTGCTGGTTGTGgatgtaacaacaacaacaacaacaccaggtCCTCACCTGTCTCCAGGTACCAGAGGTCCTTGCAGCACACCTGGTTGTTCCAGGCCTTCCTGTATCCGTCTCTGCCGCTCCAGATGTAGAGTCTGGAGTTGATGGCCACGCTGCAGTGACCTGCTCGAGCTCTGGGGACGTTCTCCTCCAGACTGTCCATCAGAACCGTCTCCCAACACATGGTGTCTATAGACAGGTGGACACACAGGTGGACATGCTGCAGTGGACGTGTATTACATGTATGTTATGGGGACATACGTCtatggtgtgtgtatgtacccAGGTTGAGACAGGCCAGTGTGTTGGTACACTTCCACTCCTTCTCATGAGTTGCCGCTTTGACATCATCCATCACCAGAGGAACCCAACCTCCAAACACGTACatcctgacagacagacaggtgagacagacagacagacagacagacaggtgagagattAACAGATGCATTAACAACATGTACGTGTAATATTAGTGTGTAGTATTTGTGTGTAGTATTacttgttgttgatggtggtggCAGAGTGCAGGCTGCGGGGGAGGGGGCCGGTTCCACTGAGGGTCGGTTTACTCCACGTCAGAGagtctgtgacatcatcagaacAGGAACCAATCAGAACACAGTACAGCTTAGTTTAGGCTACATCATGTCTCACCTATGTCAAGCCCGTCACACCTATGTGGAGCCTGTCCCACCTATGTGGAGCCTGTCTCACCTATGTGGAGCCCGTCTCACCTACTGTATGTGGAGCCTGTCTCACCTATGTGGAGCCTGTCTCACCTATGTGGAGCCTGTCCCACCCACTGTATGTGGAGCCTGTCTCACCTATGTGGAGCCCGTCTCACCTACTGTATGTGGAGCCTGTCTCACCTATGTGGAGCCTGTCCCACCCACTGTATGTGGAGCCTGTCTCACCTATGTGGAGCACCCACAGGTCTCCCAGTCTGCAGCCGCTCATCCCTCCGTAGATGATGAGTCTGTCGGCTGAGCGGCCGCTTGTCACCACGGCCGTGTGACTCTCCCTGGGCGGCGGCGGCGGACCTGATGTCGGCGGGATCTCCCAGCCGAGCACACTAGAGCCCGGTCGCAGCTGCAGACAGTACAGGTCGTTCAGATACCTGAGAGGGACAGGTGTAGAGAAGATGTGTTATGAAAGCGGACCAACAGGGACCCGTCTTGTTTTAGGTAAGACAGCGGAAGTGGTTCAGGGTTTCCTACCTGGGGATGTTGTTCTTGGGGTCTTCACTGTCATTGGCCAGTCCTCCAAACAGGTAGCAGCAACTGCCAATCAGAGAGAAGCTGTGGCCGAGGCGAGGGCAGGGAGGCGGACCGTTCTTTGGAGCCTTGGCCTTCAGATTTTTCCACTCCCAACGACTCGCCTGAAGACACaacaagagacaaaaaacactAAACTACAGAGTTTCACACACAGGCCTCCTTCAGCAGACCCCCAAGGAGTACTGGCAGCCCGAAATAAGGTctcatggggtccaccggaagaggtgggacttcacctctctataacCGAGTGGTTCCCATTCTCTCTTTCACCACatgtcctgtctctctccactctcactaTCAAACAAAGGCATACAATGATCCAAAACAAAACCCATCACAGTCTCACAAAGTCCTGTGGGAAACAATGCAGGTGTATCAGCAGCCCCCAGGTATACTGTGATCTCTGCAGTGACATCACTGACCTGCAGCTCATACAGGTCGCTGCTGTATTTGCCGTACTCCACCATGCCTCCAAACACCAGCAGCCTCGTCCCATCACACGCAAAGCCGTAGGCAGCACAGCCGGGGGGGACTTCACCTCGCACTGCAGGGATGAACCACTGGTTGGTAGCTGCAGGGGGGACACAACAACATGTCAGACGGGCTACAGGTTACCCCAAACCCTGGTTGGATGTAGTACAACAGAGATACTATTCCTGgccacaaacaaaacattgtgttaatgcattccTGTGAAACACAGCCTGTAGTCCGTTTAAGGTGAAGGCGGTTAATGACAATCGATAGCCTGCACGCCAAATATGCCTGTCGTGGACCAGCGTGTGGCAAACCATGCAGAAGATGGTTTCCTGGTCCTTGTCTGACTTTTTGTGGCCAAACCATGACCAAATGACAGAAGTAGCCCCCGTTTAGGTACGAGCTTTTCTTGTTTTCACTCTCATGTGTACAGATCggaagtggctgctagatttacTTCACTCGCCATCCAAAACAACAATGGTGATCTATTGGAGGTGGACATAAAAGTTTATTTCCAAACCTGATCAGAATGTAAAGAGTTGTCCAAATGGAGTCTAAAGGTCTTCCCCCATGAAACTTTGAGCGTTAAACactcctgcattctggtgactttttaTAGCCCAATTTATGGAGGAAATGTCCTCGgttaaggaaaacacaaaattcagggcaccaagtgacaaataaaattaaataaaaaaattaataaaatataaaataatgtattattaatatatactgctagtagtttaatttataataatacatcagcatttattattatatactcctggtagtttaatctataataatacatcagtatttattattatatactgctggtagtttaatctataataatacatcagtatttattattatatactgctggtagtttaatctataatacaTCAGCATTTATTAGTTTGGTAGATTTagttttaataatctgaatttgtcaaagaaactaaagttattaaatagCTGTAGTGTAGTAAagagtatataatatataatatttctctctgagatgtagtggagtaaaagtagaaagtagcagaaaaatggaaatactcaagtaaagtacaagtacttcaaaattgtacttaagtacagtacttaaataagtaaatgtacttagacACTTTCATAGATAAACTGTGAAACACCTTCACAGTATTTAATGTTTCCAgctcatgttgttgttttgtctccatctgttttgctgcagcagcagaggggcGTGTCTCTCTGTGACGTCACAATGTTTTCAGTAAAAACGCGCcatttctctctgtttgtttctgCCGGAGCCGCTCCGCTAGCTAAACTAGCTAATCCTGTTAGCATGCGGATACAGGCTACCTCGTTAGCTTGAACGACAAGGagccaaggcctattgaaggaggctagGGCACGCGTCATAGATGCGGGGGTATCACACATGCGCAATACAGTCTGGtcttccctcgccaaaattgagccaatcagAACGCACGACCACAGTttgagttacactgcgcatgcgttgtACCCCACATCCCCAAAACCCATGTCctagcctccttccataggcttTGGCGGGCTAGCTCGTTAGCTTGAATAAGAAGGAGCTAACCCAGGCTAGCGGGCTAAACCCCCAGTGGGTTCCCTAACAGCCAGCACCAGTCACCATCACCCCcccagaataaagtcacaaccaCATATATTCGACCGTTAGCTTCCAGCTAGCATTAACAGAAGCTAACGTCTAGCACCATATAGCTTATGTTCTACCCGCCAGAGAGTTATGAACCCGGTACCGGTACCTGTGTTGTAGACGTGCAGCTCGTCCACGATCCCCTCGTTCCCTCCGCCGAACACCACCATCAGCTCCTTGATGGTCACGGCTCGGTGTCCGTGGCGGGGCCGCGGCACCGGGCCGGTCCAGCCCAGGACGCGCTTCCAGCGGGGCCGCAGCACCACGGGCTCGGAGGCCATGATGATGCTGGTCCGGGTCCTCAGAGACGGGCTGgactcactcagtcagtccgTCAGTCCGAATACAGTCAAATAGTTCAGGCAAGGCTCGCTAACACGGTTAGCATTAGCCTGCTAACTAGTTCCTGAGGctagttagtttagttagtaGCAAGTTAGCTCCCTGGTCTAACTAGCTCCTGAGGCTAACTAGCTCTTGATGCTAACTAGCTCCTGATGCTAACTAGCTCCTGATGCTAACTAGCTCTTGATGCTAACTAGCTCCTGATGCTAACTAGCAGGGCTAATTTGACAGAAGCTACCGTAGTTAGCCttgtttgttttaacaccagagTGTTCCTGTGGTTTCAGTCACTTAGAGGCGGATAAACATCCTGCTCTGGTGATCCAGTCTGTGGTTCTGCTTCTAACAGGGACCAGTCTGTGGTTCTGCTTCTGGTTCTAACAGGGACCAGTCTGTGGTTCTGGTTCTAGCAGGGACCAGTCTGTGGTTCTGGTTCTAGCAGGGACCAGTCTATGGTTCTGGTTCTAGCAGGGACCAGTctgtggttctggttctggttctagCAGGGACCAGTCTGTGGGGTGTTAGCTTTGTTAGCTAGCCCAGAAACTGCAGCAGACAGTCCGCCATTTTAGCCCCGGTGGATCGCTGAGCTCAGTCGGTCGTCCGCCGCCGGGAGCTTAAAGGCTGATAGAAAACCAGCAGAAACAGAGATAGATCCAGCTGCGGGTTATTGAGTTGTTGCCCGGCCGGTTCAGGTCCATGCACGGTGCTAGCGGAGcaccggagaggaggagagatgatgtTAAAGATGCAGAGCAGAGGATCCGTGCGCCGGGACGGGAGCCGCCATCTTGCTGCTAACGGcaaccaaacaaaacacacacagagagaagctaggtggctaacagctaacggctaacggctaacagctaacagctaacggctaacaaccacaacaacacagtGAACCAGGATACACCCTCTAATACCAAATACACGATACAGTGGTGGactgtaactaagtacatttactcaagtactgcacttcaGTACtgatttgaggtacttgtactttacttgtaCTCATTTATCTGAGAGCTTTGGTCACTTTACAAGTTAAGAAAACACctttttacacacacatttgaaagttaaaacaattttatgttttgttatattaaaCTCCTCAGTTTATACAAGTAGAGCTGAAACTATTAGttcattaatcaattagtcgattaaaCCTGCATAATTTGTATTATCGCAATTtggaggtacttgtactttactttctacttttactccactacatcagagagaaatattataTACTCTTTACTGCACTACATCTAtttaactttagttacttttacAAATTCAGATGATTAAAACTAAATCTGCTAAAGTAATAAATGCTGTTgtgttattatagattaaactagcatcagtatataataataaacgctgatgtattattatagattaatctaccagcagtatataatacaaTTTCTACTTTGCTTTATTTATCTGAGAGCTTTGGTTACTTTACAAGTTAAGAAAACTgatttttacacacaaaaacaattgaaagttaataaaatattatgttttgttatattaaaCTCCTCAGTTTATAcaagtagagctgaaacgattaatccatcaataaattaaacctgcattaggcagaacattttggcatcattgggcaaaaaatccataataacc includes these proteins:
- the hcfc1b gene encoding host cell factor 1b isoform X7; the encoded protein is MASEPVVLRPRWKRVLGWTGPVPRPRHGHRAVTIKELMVVFGGGNEGIVDELHVYNTATNQWFIPAVRGEVPPGCAAYGFACDGTRLLVFGGMVEYGKYSSDLYELQASRWEWKNLKAKAPKNGPPPCPRLGHSFSLIGSCCYLFGGLANDSEDPKNNIPRYLNDLYCLQLRPGSSVLGWEIPPTSGPPPPPRESHTAVVTSGRSADRLIIYGGMSGCRLGDLWVLHIDSLTWSKPTLSGTGPLPRSLHSATTINNKMYVFGGWVPLVMDDVKAATHEKEWKCTNTLACLNLDTMCWETVLMDSLEENVPRARAGHCSVAINSRLYIWSGRDGYRKAWNNQVCCKDLWYLETERPCAPSRVQLVRANTSSLEVSWGPSQTAETYLLQLQKYDIPTALAATSPASPVPTATPGVSTSKSPVPVATLPANQTVPLSGITLVPSPTASVSGNPLAAAAKSPAVLKVSAAPGAAGGASIVTVKQATPKSTVAMTTLPAGVRMVVPAQPGQGTPIGSSPQMSGMAALAAAAAATQKISPSTTTVLNVPAGATLVKTVAVSPGSNSLPVKVMAPVTMVSNPATRMLKTAAAQVGGASVVSTPGTPGRPIITVHKSGTVTVSQQPQVVTTVVGGVTKTITLVNSPLSMGGGGALIGNLGNLGKMMSVIHTKPGTVTGQAGSSPVTQILQAKSGLPAGTFLKLVTSADGKQTAILSTAQAGSTTSKPGTTYIKTIPMSALQGGAGANSPFTILTTKMMTPGTAGKIITSFPKITTAGQQGLTQVVLKGAPGTPGTIVRTLPMSGVRLVSPGAIGTKPNITRLVVKGTTGFSSLGTVAGSVSSTVAGGAVAAAAANASLATPITTLATIATLAGQVTTATAAAGPKQVTLITTPSGAEAQPLVQDLPVTFMASPTSEEPGNSTSSTTTSTTTAASGEAGDTAAATVTLVCSNPPHETHDTVTTNTATVAAASMSQELQVSSNQPSVQQSAPVPASLNGGNTCSNPPCETHETGTTNTTTTAGAGGLRQVCSNPPCETHETGTTNTATTAGAGGLRQVCSNPPCETHETGTTNTSTTAGAGGLRQVCSNPPCETHETGTTNTATTATAQQSGDGLQGDSTEPSSSSSSSSDPASTTAVSQSRAVTTVTQSTPTPGPSIPEISSLVGEDRVESSEAVATVTTAAEEGDEPMQTSVSVLQVHMEGSEAAAQVTNQLLPQVGGLPQELMSSEGDGGEAVSRATTLMVTGLTSDQLAVTTTTDEAVQQATIQAVLQAAGHIGGGAVDQSIPIVLTQQELAALVQQQLQDIHNQPEPAEPEPQHSCMPTEGLAPADSLNDPAAESNGQEMTSSAVTSAVARLASTFGPAPPLATGGVAKIQAEATNGVAATAGKRVQVTSSVKDSRWYDVGIVKVTNMVVTHYYIPEDDDNMADDDSGEIPDYSQMRKVELQPGTAYKFRVAGINICGRGKFSEVSAFKTCLPGFPGAPCAIKISKNLDGAQLTWEPPAVTSGKITEYSVYLAIQSSQATSSGSGPAQLAFMRVYCGPNPSCLVQATSLANAHIDYTTKPAIIFRIAARNQKGYGPATQVRWLQESSKDVKPAVKRPGASPDVKPVGPKKFRTDQ